In Rhodanobacteraceae bacterium, the following proteins share a genomic window:
- a CDS encoding pyridoxine 5'-phosphate synthase — protein MIHPVCTHPRTALSVNLNKVALLRNSRGGTLPDPMAAARTAIAAGCQGITLHPRPDLRHARPDDSHAMRALCTSVELNLEGNPYAGPDGRYPGFMQLLEACRPEQATLVPDGDAQLTSDHGWDLRAEGPRLRPLIARLRDAGIRVSLFLDVDSPDIERAAEIGAQRIELYTGPYAHAALTGNASMHLDACARAAERAAAAGLELNAGHDLDQRNLGPLLRHVPSVREVSIGHALIGEALYDGLELTVRRYLGVIAAN, from the coding sequence ATGATTCATCCTGTTTGTACGCACCCGCGAACGGCGCTCAGCGTCAACCTCAACAAGGTCGCGCTATTGCGCAACTCCCGCGGCGGCACGCTGCCCGATCCGATGGCAGCCGCGCGCACCGCGATTGCGGCCGGATGCCAGGGGATCACCCTGCACCCGCGACCGGACCTGCGTCATGCGCGCCCCGACGATTCGCACGCGATGCGCGCGCTGTGCACCTCGGTTGAGTTGAACCTTGAGGGCAATCCCTACGCGGGGCCCGATGGGCGCTACCCGGGTTTCATGCAACTGCTGGAGGCATGCCGCCCGGAACAGGCGACGCTGGTGCCGGATGGCGACGCTCAACTGACCTCGGACCATGGCTGGGATTTGCGCGCCGAGGGCCCGCGCCTGCGCCCGCTGATTGCGCGGCTGCGCGATGCCGGGATCCGTGTGAGCCTGTTCCTGGACGTCGATTCGCCCGACATCGAACGCGCCGCCGAGATCGGCGCACAGCGCATCGAGTTGTACACCGGCCCGTATGCGCATGCAGCGCTCACCGGCAATGCCAGCATGCATCTCGACGCCTGCGCACGCGCCGCTGAACGCGCCGCTGCGGCAGGTCTTGAGCTGAACGCCGGGCATGACCTCGACCAACGCAACCTCGGCCCACTGCTGCGTCATGTGCCATCCGTCCGCGAGGTTTCGATTGGCCACGCGCTGATCGGCGAGGCACTCTACGACGGGCTGGAACTCACGGTGCGCCGCTACCTCGGGGTGATCGCAGCGAACTGA
- a CDS encoding biopolymer transporter ExbD, whose product MVQEHAAVPMVDLNTTPLIDVMLVLLIIFMIAAPMLSHRLPLPNQQQGPDPATISARHEIGVEAIGSQVRLTLDGELMSEAMLAARMQVAGRLPAKEQPEFRIAAGEDVRFETVASLMALGKRAGVARVGLD is encoded by the coding sequence ATGGTGCAAGAGCATGCTGCTGTCCCGATGGTGGACCTCAATACCACCCCGCTGATCGATGTGATGCTGGTGCTGCTGATCATCTTCATGATCGCCGCGCCGATGTTGTCCCACCGCCTGCCTTTGCCGAACCAGCAGCAGGGCCCGGATCCGGCGACGATCTCCGCCCGCCACGAGATCGGTGTCGAGGCAATCGGAAGCCAGGTACGGCTCACGCTCGACGGCGAACTGATGTCCGAAGCGATGCTCGCCGCGCGCATGCAGGTGGCGGGACGCCTGCCAGCGAAGGAGCAGCCTGAATTCCGCATTGCGGCCGGCGAAGACGTGCGTTTCGAGACGGTCGCCAGCCTCATGGCGCTCGGCAAGCGCGCTGGCGTCGCCAGGGTAGGCCTCGACTGA
- a CDS encoding biopolymer transporter ExbD, with translation MSAGPSSGGAGSSPMVDINTTPLVDVMLVLLIIFMITAPLLAHKVRINLPQQSTDPADKSKIEQKRLELRDLGGAVEIRLNNDPISQEVLFAEFREVGKKIKDDQPEYKLEADETVPYQALANILAAAKRSRVEPIGFDNLATPSGGGGPAPPAPN, from the coding sequence ATGAGTGCGGGTCCAAGCAGTGGCGGCGCCGGCAGTTCGCCGATGGTCGACATCAACACCACGCCGCTGGTCGACGTGATGCTGGTGCTGCTCATCATTTTCATGATCACGGCGCCCTTGCTGGCGCATAAAGTGCGGATCAACCTGCCGCAGCAGTCGACCGATCCGGCCGACAAGAGCAAGATCGAGCAGAAGCGCCTCGAACTACGTGATCTCGGCGGCGCGGTCGAGATTCGCCTGAACAACGATCCGATCAGCCAGGAAGTGCTGTTCGCCGAGTTCCGCGAAGTCGGCAAGAAGATCAAGGACGACCAGCCCGAGTACAAGCTGGAAGCCGATGAGACCGTGCCTTACCAGGCGCTGGCCAACATCCTCGCGGCGGCCAAGCGTTCGCGCGTGGAGCCTATCGGTTTCGACAATCTCGCCACGCCCTCCGGCGGTGGTGGTCCGGCGCCGCCCGCGCCGAACTGA
- a CDS encoding biopolymer transporter ExbD — MGMSTGGGGQQNANPMTDINTTPLVDVMLVLLIIFMITAPLMQNKVPISIPEAANEPDSTEERAVTLNIQDKGNGMVQYYWVDDPIGIDGLEARLALEAAKKPQPEIKIRGDRSVQYKHVRAALDLAKRKGISKIGFVTAPGE, encoded by the coding sequence ATGGGCATGAGTACCGGCGGTGGCGGCCAGCAGAACGCCAACCCGATGACCGACATCAACACGACGCCGCTGGTCGACGTCATGCTGGTGTTGCTGATCATCTTCATGATCACGGCGCCCCTGATGCAGAACAAGGTGCCGATCTCGATCCCCGAGGCAGCCAACGAGCCCGATTCGACCGAAGAACGCGCGGTCACCCTGAACATTCAGGACAAGGGCAACGGCATGGTGCAGTACTACTGGGTCGATGACCCGATCGGCATCGATGGCCTGGAAGCACGCCTTGCGCTGGAAGCGGCCAAGAAGCCGCAGCCGGAAATCAAGATCCGTGGCGATCGCAGCGTGCAGTACAAGCACGTCCGCGCCGCGCTCGATCTGGCCAAGCGCAAGGGCATCAGCAAGATTGGTTTTGTCACCGCGCCCGGCGAATAA
- a CDS encoding MotA/TolQ/ExbB proton channel family protein, which yields MDRLDLLMGNTDSLALSKMGFAHLLDNADFVGLVTFSVLAVMSVLVWYYILYNFLRLWSIRSRYQRVMDAFWDAKTPRDAIEDLKDQPMHEPFSKIALDAAFAAEHHSDALGGRMAEALSRHEFIDRALRSGVQREAGKMESGLTMLASVGSTAPFVGLFGTVWGIYHALISIGAQGEATLDVVAGPVGEALIMTCIGLGVAIPSVLAYNYFVRSNKELYARFATFAHDLLDYFATGNRVRGQKYGTKQHLPSTG from the coding sequence ATGGACCGTCTCGACCTGTTGATGGGTAACACCGACTCGCTCGCTCTCAGCAAGATGGGCTTCGCGCATCTGCTCGACAACGCGGACTTCGTCGGCCTCGTCACCTTCAGCGTGCTCGCGGTGATGTCGGTACTCGTGTGGTACTACATCCTTTATAACTTCCTGCGCCTGTGGTCGATCCGTTCGCGCTACCAGAGGGTGATGGATGCCTTCTGGGATGCCAAGACGCCGCGCGATGCGATCGAAGATCTGAAAGACCAGCCGATGCACGAGCCATTCAGCAAGATCGCGCTGGATGCCGCGTTCGCCGCTGAACATCATTCGGACGCGCTGGGTGGACGCATGGCCGAGGCGCTGAGTCGCCACGAGTTCATCGATCGCGCACTGCGCAGTGGTGTGCAGCGCGAAGCCGGCAAGATGGAGTCCGGCCTCACGATGCTGGCGTCGGTGGGTTCCACCGCTCCGTTCGTGGGGCTGTTCGGCACCGTGTGGGGCATCTACCACGCGCTCATCAGCATCGGCGCACAGGGTGAGGCCACCCTCGATGTGGTTGCCGGTCCGGTGGGCGAAGCGCTGATCATGACCTGTATCGGCCTTGGCGTGGCCATCCCGAGTGTGCTGGCGTACAACTACTTCGTGCGCAGCAACAAGGAACTGTACGCCCGCTTTGCCACCTTCGCGCACGATCTGCTCGACTACTTCGCCACCGGCAATCGCGTGCGCGGGCAGAAGTACGGCACCAAGCAGCACCTGCCGAGCACTGGTTGA
- a CDS encoding energy transducer TonB, which produces MAANDHSQGRSGLNYRRVTAVAVTLVVHSVLFGMLLLPASAPEGIVKPQENIIEVVFLEPPPPPPPPPPPPPPPPPEPPKIIKLEIKKEEPRPENPPPEPPPEVADVITDSPEGIAIQPPAPPAPPSDGPREVAPSVDMSMMRARPPRYPPQMLRRGIQGEVMLRILVASDGRPEKIEIEKSSGHREFDRSAMQAARNWRFNAGVRDGAAYAGWALVPVRFTLAD; this is translated from the coding sequence ATGGCTGCTAACGATCACTCCCAGGGACGCTCGGGTCTCAATTACAGGCGCGTGACGGCGGTTGCCGTGACGCTTGTCGTCCACTCCGTGCTCTTCGGCATGCTGCTGCTCCCGGCCAGTGCGCCGGAGGGCATCGTCAAGCCGCAGGAGAACATCATCGAGGTGGTGTTCCTCGAACCGCCACCACCGCCGCCGCCGCCGCCGCCGCCGCCACCGCCGCCGCCGCCGGAACCTCCCAAGATCATCAAGCTCGAGATCAAGAAGGAGGAGCCGAGGCCGGAGAATCCGCCGCCCGAGCCACCACCTGAAGTGGCCGACGTGATCACGGATAGCCCGGAAGGCATCGCAATCCAGCCGCCGGCGCCGCCCGCTCCGCCGAGTGACGGTCCGCGCGAGGTTGCGCCGTCGGTCGACATGTCGATGATGCGTGCGCGTCCCCCGCGTTACCCGCCGCAGATGCTCCGCCGTGGTATCCAGGGTGAAGTCATGCTGCGCATCCTGGTGGCGTCTGACGGTCGCCCGGAGAAGATCGAGATCGAGAAGTCCAGCGGACATCGCGAGTTCGATCGGTCGGCGATGCAGGCAGCGCGCAACTGGCGCTTCAATGCGGGTGTGCGCGATGGCGCCGCCTACGCGGGCTGGGCACTCGTGCCCGTCCGGTTCACGCTTGCGGATTGA
- a CDS encoding tetratricopeptide repeat protein, with protein sequence MVKFRLMAALLLGSALAVCIAPADAARERKKEEKATVSKTGREDPKPQVSQKFQRAYNKISEQYDEELYEEALDGLAEIDTPRATPFERAKIAQMRGYVYYNQDQLPEAIQQFKAAVATDALPNAEHFQLKLTIAELYHMNDQLDESIAAFDDWTKDADPIAGRNWALQAKNYFDQENYEQALTFIDKAFATGEKPERSWQQVKANSLLSLERTDDAVAFGREVLAAAPDDVEFVNFLTAVLLDSEKPQEALQLLEDCASRGKLSTESLYVNLYVAYRDLERAKEGAAAMLEGLNSGVVAKTKDRYLQIGEAFYDAEDLPAALDAFRKGAELATSDGTADLYAGQVLLDQEKPGEARAAFSAAIQKGSLRQLGNAYYQLGIAELDSGNEAAAIAAFQKAQGYPESAKNATQALKSLGR encoded by the coding sequence ATGGTCAAGTTTCGCCTGATGGCGGCCTTGTTGCTGGGAAGTGCACTGGCCGTCTGCATAGCGCCGGCCGATGCCGCGCGCGAACGCAAGAAGGAAGAGAAGGCGACGGTCAGCAAGACCGGGCGCGAGGATCCCAAGCCCCAGGTCAGCCAGAAGTTCCAGCGGGCGTACAACAAGATCTCGGAACAGTACGACGAAGAGCTCTACGAGGAGGCGCTGGATGGCCTGGCCGAGATCGACACGCCCAGGGCCACTCCCTTCGAGCGCGCGAAAATTGCGCAGATGCGCGGCTACGTCTACTACAACCAGGACCAGTTGCCGGAGGCGATCCAGCAGTTCAAGGCAGCGGTCGCGACCGACGCGCTCCCCAATGCAGAGCACTTCCAGCTCAAGTTGACGATCGCTGAGCTGTACCACATGAACGATCAGCTCGACGAGTCGATCGCGGCGTTCGACGACTGGACCAAGGATGCGGATCCCATTGCGGGCCGCAACTGGGCGCTGCAGGCGAAGAATTACTTCGATCAGGAAAACTACGAGCAGGCGCTGACCTTCATCGACAAGGCTTTTGCAACCGGCGAGAAGCCCGAGCGCTCCTGGCAGCAGGTGAAGGCCAACTCCTTGCTCTCGCTCGAGCGCACGGACGACGCGGTGGCCTTCGGCCGCGAGGTCCTGGCAGCGGCGCCGGACGACGTGGAGTTCGTGAACTTCCTGACTGCGGTCCTGCTCGATTCCGAGAAGCCCCAGGAAGCGCTGCAGCTCCTCGAGGATTGCGCCAGCAGGGGCAAGCTCAGCACAGAAAGCCTGTACGTCAATCTCTATGTGGCTTACCGCGACCTCGAACGGGCCAAAGAGGGTGCGGCGGCGATGCTCGAGGGCCTGAACAGCGGCGTCGTTGCGAAGACCAAGGACAGATACCTGCAAATCGGCGAGGCCTTCTACGACGCCGAAGATCTGCCGGCCGCGCTCGACGCATTTCGCAAGGGCGCCGAGTTGGCGACCAGCGACGGGACCGCGGATCTCTATGCCGGGCAGGTACTGCTCGACCAGGAGAAGCCCGGTGAGGCCCGCGCGGCTTTCTCGGCCGCAATTCAGAAGGGCAGTTTGCGTCAGTTGGGCAACGCCTATTACCAGTTGGGCATCGCCGAACTCGACAGCGGCAACGAGGCAGCGGCCATCGCGGCGTTCCAGAAGGCTCAGGGCTATCCCGAGTCGGCGAAGAACGCCACGCAGGCCTTGAAGTCTTTGGGGCGTTGA
- a CDS encoding rhodanese-like domain-containing protein, producing MSRLLEFVGNHPLLWTLFGVLLVAFVAVELRARARGTLNLSIFDFTRELNNGNALLIDLRPSADFDKGHIRGARHFTPSQVDPGAKDIAKHKDGTVLLYCQSGITSGEVADRLLKAGFAKVYSLKGGIAAWVQDQLPVERGKGR from the coding sequence ATGTCGCGACTGCTCGAATTCGTCGGCAACCATCCGCTCTTGTGGACGCTGTTCGGCGTGCTGCTGGTCGCCTTCGTCGCGGTCGAGTTGCGGGCGCGGGCGCGCGGTACGCTGAATCTGTCGATCTTCGATTTCACGCGCGAACTTAACAACGGCAACGCGTTGCTGATCGACCTGCGCCCGAGCGCGGACTTCGACAAGGGTCATATTCGCGGCGCGCGCCACTTCACGCCCTCGCAGGTGGATCCGGGTGCCAAGGACATCGCCAAGCACAAGGACGGCACGGTGCTGCTCTATTGCCAGAGCGGCATTACCAGTGGTGAAGTGGCAGACCGTTTGCTGAAGGCGGGCTTCGCGAAGGTCTACAGTCTGAAGGGTGGTATCGCGGCCTGGGTGCAGGATCAGCTCCCGGTGGAGCGCGGCAAGGGGCGTTGA
- a CDS encoding DUF465 domain-containing protein, whose product MPTDPAETARQLADLRLQHRDLDVVIAGLQERPPEDELVLKRMKKRKLKLKDMIAQLESRLIPDIDA is encoded by the coding sequence ATGCCCACCGATCCTGCCGAAACCGCGCGCCAACTGGCCGATCTGCGCCTGCAGCACCGCGATCTCGATGTGGTGATCGCGGGCCTGCAGGAGCGGCCACCCGAGGATGAATTGGTGCTCAAGCGGATGAAGAAACGTAAGCTCAAGCTGAAGGACATGATCGCGCAGCTCGAAAGTCGGCTGATTCCCGACATCGATGCGTAA
- the ttcA gene encoding tRNA 2-thiocytidine(32) synthetase TtcA gives MSVNQQKLVKRLRHQVGQAIADFNMIEDGDRVMVCLSGGKDSYAMLDMLIELRRKAPVRFELTAFHLDQKQPDYPPEVLPNYLAKLDIPYVILEQDTYSVVKRVVPVGKTMCGLCSRLRRGALYRYAEENGYTKIALGHHRDDIVETLFLNMFHGSKISAMPPKLLSDDGRHVVIRPLAYVAEEDLIAYAGLKGFPIIPCNLCGSQETLQRKVIKEMLAGWERAHPGRIENIFRSLMNIRPSQLADRELFDFASLGAHAPTRADAHAWLAGNLETSEGSDAAHVV, from the coding sequence ATGTCCGTCAACCAACAGAAGCTGGTCAAGCGCCTGCGCCACCAGGTGGGCCAGGCGATCGCCGACTTCAACATGATCGAGGACGGCGACCGGGTGATGGTGTGCCTGTCGGGCGGCAAGGATTCCTATGCGATGCTCGACATGCTGATCGAGCTGCGGCGCAAGGCGCCGGTGCGCTTCGAGCTGACCGCCTTCCACCTGGATCAAAAGCAACCGGACTATCCGCCGGAGGTCCTGCCGAACTATCTCGCCAAGCTCGACATCCCGTACGTGATCCTGGAACAGGACACCTACAGCGTGGTCAAGCGCGTGGTGCCGGTCGGCAAGACCATGTGCGGGCTGTGCTCGCGGCTGCGGCGCGGTGCGCTGTACCGCTACGCCGAGGAGAACGGCTACACCAAGATCGCCCTCGGGCATCATCGCGACGACATCGTCGAAACCCTGTTCCTCAACATGTTCCATGGCAGCAAGATCTCGGCGATGCCGCCGAAGCTGCTGAGTGACGATGGCCGGCACGTAGTGATCCGGCCGCTCGCCTACGTGGCGGAGGAAGACCTCATCGCCTATGCCGGGCTCAAGGGTTTCCCGATCATTCCCTGCAACCTGTGCGGCTCCCAGGAGACGCTGCAGCGCAAGGTCATCAAGGAGATGCTGGCGGGGTGGGAGCGCGCCCATCCGGGCCGCATCGAGAACATTTTCAGGAGTCTGATGAACATCCGTCCGTCCCAGCTCGCCGATCGCGAGCTGTTCGATTTCGCCTCGCTCGGCGCGCATGCGCCCACCCGCGCCGACGCGCATGCCTGGCTCGCCGGCAACCTCGAAACCAGTGAAGGGAGCGACGCTGCGCATGTGGTTTAA
- a CDS encoding recombination-associated protein RdgC, whose translation MWFKNLSLLRLPADFTLAAEPFEHALAEHPLRSPGPLEMETRGFLSPFARDDAALSHGGQDALLFCLGEESRLLPSSVLNDAISDRIAEHEAKTGRKPGKRLRNEFREAALGELLPRAFIKRSRTGAYFDAPSRMLAVDSSSDGTAEAVATAVRDALGSFPARPLASEASVTLLMSEWLISGQLPEGFEFGDECELKDPSDQAMVVRCRHHDLTVDEIREHARCGKQVTQLGLIYDGRIGFVLDAKLKLRKLRFLDVIADKLDAQDGADADQVLDAEFALMSLELRRLYARLDEVLRFVD comes from the coding sequence ATGTGGTTTAAGAATCTCTCGCTGCTGCGCCTCCCGGCCGATTTCACGCTGGCGGCAGAACCCTTCGAGCACGCGCTGGCAGAGCACCCGCTGCGCAGTCCCGGCCCGCTGGAAATGGAGACGCGCGGATTCCTGTCGCCGTTCGCGCGCGACGACGCCGCGCTGTCGCACGGCGGCCAGGACGCGCTACTGTTCTGCCTCGGCGAGGAATCGCGCCTGCTGCCGTCGTCGGTGCTGAACGACGCGATCTCCGACCGCATCGCCGAGCACGAGGCCAAGACCGGACGCAAGCCGGGCAAGCGGCTGCGTAACGAATTCCGCGAAGCTGCGCTCGGCGAACTGCTGCCACGCGCCTTCATCAAGCGCTCGCGCACCGGCGCCTACTTCGATGCGCCCTCGCGCATGCTGGCGGTGGACAGCAGCAGCGATGGCACGGCCGAGGCGGTCGCCACCGCGGTGCGCGATGCACTCGGCAGTTTTCCCGCGCGCCCGCTGGCCAGCGAGGCCTCGGTCACTCTGCTGATGAGTGAGTGGCTGATCTCGGGCCAGTTGCCCGAAGGCTTCGAGTTCGGCGACGAGTGCGAGCTGAAGGACCCGAGCGACCAGGCGATGGTGGTGCGCTGCCGCCACCACGACCTCACGGTCGACGAGATCCGCGAGCACGCGCGCTGCGGCAAGCAGGTCACCCAACTCGGACTGATCTACGACGGCCGCATCGGCTTCGTGCTGGATGCCAAGCTCAAGCTGCGCAAGCTGCGTTTCCTCGATGTCATCGCCGACAAACTGGATGCGCAGGATGGCGCCGACGCTGATCAGGTCCTCGACGCCGAGTTCGCCCTGATGAGCCTGGAATTGCGCCGGCTGTACGCGCGTCTCGATGAAGTGCTGCGATTTGTCGACTGA
- a CDS encoding M48 family metallopeptidase — protein sequence MSGRLLIRRERSALSLPELPEVVSGWPLRIERPPSGNRLKISVDAGYARLIWPQRVTAAAAVAFFEEHRRWLEQTIRVHRQAEDRASADLVLDPRWPGRVPWFGRLLPIHFETGPARLHVDADELRCRVPRGTTAAPRAAQRMVITGLADALALRSRVWLREYEPLVGERCQALRIRPMRSLWGSLSPNGAIALNLALAFADESLAEYVLVHEMAHFVERDHSPRFWAVVAQLYPDYAQRRQELNREHRYLQALLRRLYAVPAAE from the coding sequence ATGAGTGGCCGACTGCTGATCCGTCGCGAGCGCAGCGCCTTGTCGCTGCCCGAGCTGCCCGAGGTGGTCTCGGGCTGGCCGCTGCGCATCGAGCGTCCGCCGAGCGGGAACCGCCTGAAGATCTCGGTGGACGCCGGCTATGCGCGGCTGATCTGGCCGCAGCGGGTCACCGCCGCGGCTGCGGTGGCCTTTTTCGAGGAGCACCGGCGCTGGCTGGAGCAGACCATCCGGGTGCACCGCCAGGCGGAGGATCGCGCCAGCGCAGACCTGGTGCTGGATCCGCGCTGGCCAGGCCGGGTACCGTGGTTCGGCCGCCTGTTGCCGATCCATTTCGAGACCGGCCCGGCGCGCCTGCATGTGGATGCCGACGAACTGCGCTGCCGCGTCCCGCGCGGCACCACGGCGGCGCCGCGCGCCGCCCAGCGCATGGTGATTACCGGCCTCGCCGACGCCCTGGCGCTGCGCTCGCGCGTCTGGCTGCGCGAGTACGAGCCGCTGGTCGGAGAGCGCTGCCAGGCCCTGCGCATCCGCCCGATGCGCAGTCTGTGGGGCAGCCTTTCGCCCAATGGCGCGATCGCCCTGAACCTGGCGCTGGCCTTCGCCGACGAATCGCTCGCCGAGTACGTCCTGGTGCACGAGATGGCGCACTTCGTCGAACGCGACCACAGCCCGCGCTTCTGGGCCGTCGTCGCCCAGCTCTATCCCGACTACGCCCAGCGCCGCCAGGAACTCAATCGCGAGCACCGGTATCTGCAAGCGCTGCTGCGGCGGTTGTATGCGGTGCCGGCGGCGGAGTAG
- a CDS encoding alpha/beta hydrolase, with translation MGAQTWAGLAWGECDAPPALLLHGWLDNAGSFAPLARLLPGRRLWVPDLPGHGRSGHRPPGTWYHFVDYVSDVMALTQALGLARFDLIGHSMGGAIATLVAASFPERIRRLSLIEALGPLARPAASVVGDLRRAIDARLALHDKQLKVHPDRSHARRARMQANGLTEAAADALVERALMPAPGGYVWRSDPRQTLPTPIRGTEEQYLALLGAIKAPTQVIFADPATPYLSGRDAENRLEALRPQQVLRLPGGHHLHLENPEPVAGAVAGFLAD, from the coding sequence GTGGGTGCGCAGACCTGGGCGGGTCTCGCCTGGGGCGAGTGCGACGCGCCGCCGGCGCTGCTGCTGCACGGCTGGCTCGACAACGCCGGCAGTTTCGCACCGCTGGCGCGCCTGCTGCCCGGGCGGCGGCTGTGGGTGCCGGACCTGCCGGGCCATGGGCGCAGTGGCCACCGGCCACCCGGCACCTGGTACCACTTCGTCGACTACGTCAGCGACGTCATGGCGCTGACCCAGGCGCTGGGCCTCGCGCGCTTCGATTTGATCGGCCATTCGATGGGCGGGGCGATCGCCACGCTGGTGGCCGCGAGTTTCCCCGAGCGCATCCGCAGGCTGTCGCTGATCGAAGCCCTGGGACCGCTGGCGCGGCCGGCCGCCAGCGTGGTGGGCGATCTGCGCCGTGCGATCGACGCGCGCCTGGCGCTGCACGACAAGCAGCTCAAGGTACACCCCGATCGCAGCCATGCGCGACGCGCGCGGATGCAGGCGAACGGATTGACCGAGGCCGCCGCCGACGCGCTGGTCGAGCGCGCGTTGATGCCCGCACCCGGCGGCTACGTGTGGCGCTCCGACCCACGCCAGACCCTGCCGACCCCGATCCGCGGCACCGAGGAGCAGTACCTTGCGCTGCTGGGTGCGATCAAAGCGCCGACGCAAGTCATCTTCGCCGATCCGGCCACGCCCTACCTCAGCGGCCGCGACGCCGAAAACCGCCTCGAAGCCCTGCGTCCGCAGCAGGTGCTGCGGCTGCCCGGCGGACACCACCTGCACCTGGAGAACCCGGAGCCGGTAGCGGGGGCGGTGGCGGGGTTCCTGGCCGACTGA
- a CDS encoding ferrochelatase, whose protein sequence is MYLGSNERDAHRQTGGTAVVLVNLGTPDAPTAAALRRYLAEFLWDPRVVETPRWLWWLILHGVILRIRPARSARAYARVWTPAGSPLLTGSRALTDAVADELARRLGPASPRVVLAMSYGAPNLREVLEDLRTQGVRRLLVLPLYPQYSGSTTASVFDAVSGILRRWRWLPELRFIADYYREPGYVQALAESVRQHWAANGRGERLLLSFHGIPARYLTSGDPYYCQCQVTARQLREALGLDETALQLSFQSRVGREPWLQPYTDQLLLRWAGEGVRRVDVLCPGFSIDCLETIDEIAGENAEAFVHAGGERLSYIPALNASPAHAAMLAGLVERHIAGWTPPADAGSEARLARVAAIRAAQPWTGDAPR, encoded by the coding sequence ATGTATCTGGGTAGCAACGAGCGCGACGCGCACCGGCAGACGGGCGGCACGGCGGTGGTCCTGGTCAACCTCGGGACGCCCGACGCCCCGACCGCCGCCGCGCTGCGGCGTTACCTCGCGGAGTTCTTGTGGGACCCGCGCGTGGTGGAGACGCCACGCTGGCTGTGGTGGCTGATCCTGCACGGCGTGATCCTGCGGATCCGCCCGGCGCGCTCGGCGCGTGCCTACGCCCGGGTGTGGACGCCCGCGGGATCGCCGCTGCTGACCGGCAGCCGCGCGCTGACCGATGCCGTCGCCGACGAGTTGGCGCGACGACTGGGCCCGGCGTCACCCAGGGTCGTGTTGGCGATGAGCTACGGTGCGCCGAACCTGCGCGAGGTGCTCGAAGACCTGCGCACCCAGGGGGTCCGGCGCCTGCTGGTGCTGCCACTGTATCCGCAGTATTCGGGCAGCACCACGGCATCGGTGTTCGATGCGGTCAGTGGCATCCTGCGGCGCTGGCGCTGGCTGCCGGAACTGCGTTTCATCGCCGACTACTATCGTGAACCCGGATATGTGCAGGCGCTGGCGGAGAGCGTACGCCAGCACTGGGCGGCGAACGGCCGCGGCGAGCGCCTGCTGCTCAGTTTCCACGGCATCCCGGCGCGCTACCTGACCTCGGGCGATCCCTACTACTGCCAGTGCCAGGTCACCGCGCGCCAGTTGCGTGAGGCGCTCGGGCTGGACGAGACCGCCTTGCAGCTCAGCTTCCAGTCGCGCGTCGGCCGCGAGCCCTGGCTGCAGCCGTACACCGACCAGTTGCTGCTGCGCTGGGCAGGCGAGGGTGTGCGCCGCGTCGATGTGCTGTGCCCCGGGTTCTCGATCGACTGCCTGGAAACCATCGACGAGATCGCCGGCGAGAACGCCGAGGCCTTCGTGCACGCGGGCGGCGAGCGCCTCAGCTACATTCCCGCGCTGAACGCGAGTCCGGCGCATGCTGCGATGCTGGCCGGCCTGGTGGAGCGTCACATCGCTGGCTGGACGCCGCCGGCGGACGCCGGCAGCGAGGCGCGCCTCGCGCGCGTCGCGGCGATCCGCGCAGCGCAGCCGTGGACCGGGGACGCGCCGCGATGA